Proteins encoded in a region of the Chryseobacterium piperi genome:
- a CDS encoding class I SAM-dependent methyltransferase gives MENYLEINKNSWNAKVDPHLKSDFYFVDEFLKGKNSLNSIELDLLGDIKGKSILHLQCHFGQDSISLSRLGAKVTGIDLSDKAIETAINLAKQCETDTQFICSDVYDLPNHLNEQFDIVFTSYGTIGWLPDLEKWAHVVNHFLKPEGKFVMAEFHPVVWMFDDDFKEVSYNYFNEKPIIETYEGTYADLSASIVQEYVMWNHSLAEVLQNLINKKLNIEHFREFDWSPYPCFKHVEEFEKGKWRISQFGNKIPLVYALSAQKKSS, from the coding sequence ATGGAAAATTACTTAGAAATTAATAAAAACTCATGGAATGCCAAAGTAGATCCCCATTTGAAATCAGACTTTTATTTTGTTGATGAATTCTTAAAAGGAAAAAATTCACTCAATTCAATTGAGCTGGATCTCTTGGGTGATATCAAAGGAAAAAGCATTTTGCATTTACAATGTCATTTCGGGCAAGACTCTATTTCTTTGTCGAGGCTGGGTGCGAAAGTTACAGGAATAGATTTGTCTGATAAAGCAATTGAAACTGCAATTAATCTTGCGAAACAATGTGAAACGGATACCCAATTTATCTGTTCAGATGTTTATGATCTTCCTAATCATCTGAATGAACAATTTGATATTGTTTTTACAAGCTATGGCACAATAGGCTGGCTTCCGGATCTTGAAAAGTGGGCTCATGTGGTTAATCATTTCCTAAAGCCTGAAGGAAAGTTTGTGATGGCCGAATTTCATCCTGTAGTCTGGATGTTTGATGATGATTTCAAAGAAGTAAGCTATAATTATTTTAATGAAAAACCAATCATTGAAACCTATGAAGGAACTTATGCTGATCTTTCAGCATCTATTGTCCAGGAATATGTAATGTGGAATCACTCTCTGGCGGAAGTTCTTCAGAATTTAATTAACAAAAAGTTAAACATAGAACATTTTAGGGAGTTTGACTGGTCACCTTATCCTTGTTTTAAGCATGTAGAAGAATTTGAAAAAGGGAAATGGAGAATATCCCAGTTTGGAAATAAAATACCTCTGGTATATGCTCTTTCTGCGCAAAAAAAGTCATCGTAA
- a CDS encoding YtxH domain-containing protein — protein MGNKTNGLLALLGLGALAYWKYKKSTPEEQQAVKDKINTAKDNLNKWGNDIKTKANDVASQVEGKVNEAKTKAEDSLS, from the coding sequence ATGGGAAATAAAACAAATGGATTATTAGCTTTATTAGGTTTAGGTGCTTTAGCTTACTGGAAGTATAAGAAATCAACTCCGGAAGAACAACAAGCTGTAAAAGATAAGATCAACACTGCTAAGGATAACCTTAACAAGTGGGGAAATGATATTAAAACTAAAGCAAATGATGTAGCTTCTCAAGTTGAGGGCAAAGTAAACGAAGCAAAAACAAAAGCTGAAGATTCTTTGAGTTAA
- a CDS encoding HRDC domain-containing protein, whose product MMKIKVFKIRLPQEYLHKDQKALDDFLSSHEIIKTETAFVQDENYWSVVLYFEEFKTTGTSVKESKVIKYSAENDVLSADEVKILDALKLWRSEKAREQSLPTYFIASNKELMSVAKYKPAKKEELLEIKGFGKHKIENYGEEILEILESI is encoded by the coding sequence ATGATGAAAATAAAAGTTTTTAAAATAAGATTGCCTCAGGAATACTTACATAAAGATCAGAAGGCATTAGATGATTTTTTGAGCAGTCATGAAATTATAAAAACAGAAACGGCGTTTGTTCAGGATGAAAATTACTGGTCTGTCGTTCTGTATTTTGAAGAGTTTAAAACAACAGGAACAAGTGTCAAAGAATCCAAAGTCATAAAGTATTCTGCAGAAAATGATGTATTAAGTGCAGATGAGGTGAAAATTCTAGATGCCTTAAAATTATGGAGATCGGAAAAGGCAAGAGAACAAAGCCTTCCTACTTATTTTATTGCGAGTAATAAGGAGCTGATGTCAGTTGCTAAATATAAGCCTGCTAAGAAAGAAGAACTATTAGAGATCAAAGGCTTTGGTAAGCACAAAATAGAAAATTATGGAGAGGAGATACTTGAAATTCTGGAAAGTATTTGA
- a CDS encoding HPP family protein, whose product MRQKIKRTFRVSKYVIYKETLVDYKEHFWSFLGAFFGIGIIAFIQSHYLLEQENIFLIGSFGASSVLIYGAIQSPLAQPRNLIGGHVLSALVGVTIYKIVPDILWLSAPLAVAFSIVLMQYTKTLHPPGGATALIAVTSSGKIPELGYWYALSPVLSGCVILLLVALFFNNITPNRSYPNHSRLKRLLKKKHEHKMKK is encoded by the coding sequence ATGAGGCAGAAAATAAAAAGAACATTCAGAGTTTCAAAATATGTAATTTATAAAGAAACACTTGTAGATTACAAGGAACATTTTTGGTCTTTTTTAGGGGCCTTTTTTGGAATTGGAATTATTGCATTTATACAATCCCATTATCTTTTGGAACAGGAAAACATTTTCCTTATCGGTTCATTCGGAGCCTCCAGTGTTTTGATTTACGGAGCTATCCAAAGCCCTCTGGCACAACCCAGAAATTTAATTGGCGGGCATGTTCTCTCTGCATTGGTAGGTGTCACCATTTATAAAATTGTTCCCGATATTCTCTGGCTTTCCGCACCATTAGCCGTTGCATTTTCAATTGTTTTAATGCAGTATACAAAAACCCTTCACCCACCGGGTGGTGCTACAGCACTGATTGCCGTTACCTCATCGGGGAAAATTCCTGAACTTGGATATTGGTATGCTCTATCCCCTGTTCTTTCAGGATGCGTCATTCTACTACTTGTAGCTTTATTTTTCAACAATATTACCCCTAACAGAAGCTATCCTAATCACAGCAGATTAAAAAGACTATTAAAGAAAAAACATGAACATAAAATGAAAAAATAA
- a CDS encoding single-stranded DNA-binding protein produces the protein MSLRNKVTLIGYTGKEVEMVNFDNGNVKANVSLATSDHYTNAKGEKVEETQWHNLVAFGKVAEIFEKYVPKGKEIAVEGKLTYRSYDDKEGVKRYITEIRVDEILLLGGGNK, from the coding sequence ATGTCACTAAGAAACAAAGTAACATTAATTGGTTACACAGGAAAAGAGGTTGAAATGGTAAACTTCGATAATGGAAATGTAAAAGCAAATGTGTCTTTAGCAACGAGTGATCATTACACCAATGCAAAAGGTGAAAAAGTAGAAGAAACACAATGGCATAATCTGGTGGCTTTCGGAAAAGTAGCTGAAATCTTTGAGAAATATGTTCCCAAAGGAAAAGAGATAGCTGTTGAAGGAAAACTGACTTATCGGTCTTATGATGATAAAGAAGGAGTGAAACGATACATTACGGAAATCAGAGTAGATGAAATCCTACTGCTGGGAGGAGGTAATAAATAA
- a CDS encoding cyanophycinase — MKPVGKLIVIGGAVNKGSFAENDYDQNIEKNLNFFERGILRKIINESKLKEDSVIEVVTTASQIPQIVGTEYKKAFEFLGAKNVNILDIHNREEANSDAMVARANAADVVMFTGGDQLRLTSILGGTRFHDTILLKYQEQDFIYSGTSAGAAAASENMIYQGSSSEALLKGEIKTTQGLGLIDNVIIDTHFVQRGRIGRLFQAVVNNPRTLGIGLGEDTGLFIHNDVMTAVGSGLVIIVDGRFIKDTNLTNINLGEPISIDNLTVHVMSMNDHYDLITKTLTIENSQFNPIPQDK, encoded by the coding sequence ATGAAACCTGTTGGAAAATTAATTGTTATCGGAGGCGCTGTAAACAAAGGAAGTTTTGCAGAAAACGATTACGATCAGAACATTGAAAAAAACCTCAATTTTTTCGAAAGAGGCATTTTAAGAAAGATTATTAATGAATCTAAACTAAAAGAAGACTCTGTCATTGAAGTGGTAACAACCGCTTCACAAATTCCTCAAATTGTAGGTACAGAATATAAAAAAGCATTTGAATTTTTAGGTGCTAAAAATGTAAATATCCTTGACATCCATAATCGTGAAGAGGCTAATTCTGACGCAATGGTAGCCAGGGCTAATGCTGCTGATGTAGTCATGTTTACCGGTGGAGACCAGCTAAGGCTAACCTCGATTCTTGGTGGAACAAGATTTCATGATACCATTCTTCTGAAATATCAGGAGCAGGATTTTATCTATTCCGGTACTTCTGCCGGAGCCGCCGCTGCATCCGAAAATATGATTTATCAGGGAAGCAGTTCTGAAGCATTATTAAAAGGAGAAATCAAAACTACTCAAGGCTTAGGTTTAATTGATAATGTTATTATTGATACACATTTTGTACAGAGAGGCAGAATCGGACGTTTGTTCCAGGCTGTTGTCAATAATCCGCGAACTTTAGGAATAGGTTTAGGAGAAGATACAGGTTTATTTATTCATAACGACGTAATGACTGCCGTAGGTTCAGGTCTTGTGATTATTGTTGACGGCCGGTTTATCAAAGATACCAATCTTACAAATATCAATTTAGGAGAGCCTATTTCTATAGACAATTTAACAGTGCATGTGATGTCTATGAATGACCATTATGACCTTATCACTAAGACATTAACAATAGAAAACTCTCAATTTAATCCGATTCCACAAGATAAATAA
- a CDS encoding SBBP repeat-containing protein has translation MNKKTSILKNSLCLTILSLSLAACNNSDREDNTPATVLSENYSFKSTGFYPEGIDFDTKNNHFVISSFRKGTVYTLSADGKEFTQLVDDANLIAALGVYTDEANDRIIVASGDAGASEKSGANGSTAGQKAYVGIYNAKTGVLIKSIDLKPLVTSGGVFPNDIAMDGNGNIYVTDSFSPIIYKIDQNYNASVFISNNNFSAPQGSFGLNGIVYKDGYLIVSHTQAAKLFKINIADNSVAEITGLNNAFKAPDGLEWKDNNLIVVENGLGEGKVHLLSTSNDWVSSSKIKESTIGKTEFPTTAFAANNGTVYVLQSYLGKLLGGDASQIDYQIKGIKF, from the coding sequence ATGAATAAAAAAACAAGTATTCTTAAAAATTCCTTATGCCTGACAATACTGTCATTAAGTCTTGCAGCCTGTAATAATAGTGATCGTGAAGACAATACCCCTGCAACTGTATTGTCGGAAAATTATTCATTTAAATCTACAGGTTTTTATCCTGAGGGAATTGATTTTGACACAAAAAACAACCATTTTGTAATCAGTTCCTTTCGGAAGGGCACTGTATATACTTTAAGTGCTGATGGAAAAGAATTCACTCAATTGGTAGATGATGCTAACCTGATTGCTGCTTTGGGAGTATATACTGATGAAGCTAATGATAGAATCATTGTTGCGAGTGGAGATGCTGGAGCTTCAGAAAAAAGTGGTGCGAATGGAAGTACAGCGGGGCAGAAGGCCTATGTCGGAATTTACAATGCAAAAACAGGTGTTCTAATCAAAAGTATTGATCTAAAACCTCTTGTTACGTCCGGTGGTGTATTTCCTAATGATATTGCTATGGATGGAAACGGAAATATTTATGTTACCGATTCCTTTTCGCCAATTATCTATAAAATTGATCAAAATTATAATGCTTCAGTGTTTATAAGTAATAATAATTTTTCAGCTCCTCAAGGGTCTTTTGGACTTAATGGGATTGTTTATAAAGATGGTTATCTTATTGTATCACATACTCAAGCTGCTAAGCTTTTCAAAATTAATATTGCTGATAATAGTGTCGCAGAAATTACGGGCTTAAACAATGCCTTTAAAGCACCTGACGGATTGGAGTGGAAGGATAATAATCTCATTGTTGTAGAAAATGGATTAGGTGAGGGCAAAGTACATCTACTTTCCACCAGTAATGATTGGGTTTCATCCTCAAAAATTAAAGAATCCACCATTGGTAAAACTGAATTCCCAACGACCGCATTTGCTGCTAATAATGGAACTGTGTATGTACTTCAGTCCTATCTTGGGAAATTGTTAGGCGGTGATGCTTCACAAATAGATTATCAAATAAAAGGAATAAAATTTTAA
- a CDS encoding tautomerase family protein, translated as MHRRKFIKQVGIGFVALQFLPTLGLAQSRKDNKAYSSLPLVRIDVVKGERSDKELAELADVIQEVLVKTFNAPPKDRYQIIHEHKKGLIKTLDTGLGYPRTNKIVILQITQQGRTRTQKQAMYEAMGKSLEKIGVPQTDLIISVSENTLEDGFLGLNKA; from the coding sequence ATGCATCGTCGAAAATTTATTAAACAGGTTGGGATTGGATTTGTGGCTTTACAATTCCTTCCAACATTGGGTCTTGCCCAATCAAGGAAAGATAATAAGGCTTATAGTAGTCTGCCCTTGGTAAGAATTGATGTAGTTAAAGGAGAGCGGAGTGATAAAGAATTGGCTGAGCTTGCAGATGTAATACAGGAGGTATTGGTCAAGACTTTCAATGCACCACCCAAGGATCGTTATCAAATTATTCATGAGCACAAAAAAGGACTGATAAAAACACTGGATACTGGACTTGGGTACCCCAGAACTAATAAAATTGTGATTCTGCAGATTACCCAACAAGGAAGAACAAGAACTCAAAAACAAGCCATGTATGAGGCTATGGGTAAAAGTTTAGAAAAGATTGGAGTTCCACAAACAGATCTTATCATTAGTGTCAGTGAAAATACATTGGAAGATGGGTTCTTGGGATTGAATAAAGCTTAG
- a CDS encoding tautomerase family protein produces the protein MPLVRIDVIEGRSDKELTLLADTIQEVLIETFAAPELDRYQVIHEHRKGLIKALDTGLGYKRTDQLVLLQITHQGRNRQQKEKMYAAMSQKLEKIGISPTDLIISLIENNKEDWSFGLGRAQFLTGEL, from the coding sequence ATGCCATTAGTTAGAATTGACGTTATAGAAGGAAGATCAGATAAAGAACTGACCCTTCTTGCAGATACAATACAGGAAGTATTGATTGAAACATTTGCCGCACCGGAGCTTGATCGTTATCAGGTTATTCACGAACACAGAAAAGGTCTTATAAAAGCATTAGATACTGGATTAGGCTACAAAAGAACTGATCAGCTGGTTCTTCTCCAGATTACACATCAGGGACGTAATAGACAACAAAAAGAAAAAATGTATGCTGCAATGAGCCAGAAGCTTGAAAAAATAGGAATTTCTCCTACGGATTTAATTATTTCATTAATTGAAAATAATAAAGAAGATTGGTCATTTGGATTGGGAAGAGCACAATTCCTTACCGGAGAATTATAA
- a CDS encoding arginase family protein produces MKREITIFEFPLNLGLTKKDHETEPGVKKLPEWLRKFGFHEKINPKNIFRLEAPEYAMDFDTDTSVKNPNQIIEYAEKQSELILENFDKNIFNIMLGGDCSILIGNAIALKQLGNFGLFYLDGHTDYIPPQLSPSGGIAGMDLAIVTGMGHEKLTNIKNLKPYFSEENIFCVGNAETDDQEYVDQIIHSGIHYFDLYQLRKNGFKKTAEDFLKMVHEKKLDGFFIHFDVDVLKDEIMPAVDSRMEDGISYDDLKDILLPLFENEKCIGIEITILDPDYDKEGLYTKAFIENLTQLIKK; encoded by the coding sequence ATGAAAAGAGAGATTACTATTTTTGAGTTCCCCCTTAACTTAGGTTTGACAAAAAAAGATCACGAAACTGAGCCGGGTGTTAAAAAGCTTCCTGAATGGCTTCGGAAATTCGGATTTCACGAAAAAATCAACCCCAAAAATATTTTCAGACTGGAAGCTCCCGAATATGCTATGGATTTTGATACTGATACCAGCGTTAAAAATCCAAATCAGATAATTGAATATGCTGAAAAACAATCTGAGCTTATCCTTGAAAATTTTGATAAAAATATTTTCAATATTATGCTTGGTGGTGACTGCAGTATCCTCATAGGAAACGCCATTGCATTAAAACAACTGGGAAACTTCGGTTTATTTTATTTGGATGGTCATACCGATTATATTCCGCCCCAACTTTCTCCCAGCGGAGGTATTGCAGGAATGGATCTGGCGATTGTAACAGGAATGGGACATGAAAAGCTTACCAATATTAAAAATTTAAAGCCCTATTTTTCAGAAGAAAATATATTTTGTGTCGGGAATGCAGAAACGGATGACCAGGAATACGTTGATCAGATTATTCATTCCGGCATTCATTATTTTGATCTTTATCAGCTCAGAAAAAACGGTTTCAAAAAAACGGCTGAAGATTTTTTGAAAATGGTTCATGAAAAAAAACTGGATGGCTTTTTCATACACTTTGATGTGGATGTTTTAAAAGATGAAATTATGCCTGCAGTAGACAGTAGAATGGAAGATGGGATAAGCTATGATGATCTTAAAGATATTTTATTACCATTGTTTGAAAATGAAAAATGTATCGGAATTGAAATCACTATATTAGATCCTGATTATGATAAAGAAGGCCTTTATACAAAGGCTTTTATTGAAAATTTAACCCAATTGATAAAAAAATAA
- a CDS encoding ketopantoate reductase family protein yields the protein MSKKHVVVIGLGGVGGYFGFKISQNNKTFQQYIISFIARGETYKKVKEEGLTLISTEHRHNTTQPNEVYENISDLVNPDLVLICVKEYDLERVCEELKEVINEHTVLLPMMNGADIYDRIRKIIPDHVILPSCIYVASHIKEKGVVEHKGSAGKIILGKDPQHPSEDISWIITMLETSHIDFEFKDNPLTDIWTKFTFIASFGLVTALHNSSIGKVCTDSLQNNEAKEIMKEIQSIAKKKDIHLDENIVEKTFEKASTFPYETPTSLQLDINSGKENSELELFAGAIIRYGSESDIEVPYTRKIYEAIKAKLQ from the coding sequence ATGAGTAAAAAACATGTTGTAGTCATTGGACTTGGGGGTGTCGGTGGTTATTTTGGATTTAAAATCAGCCAAAACAATAAAACTTTTCAACAATATATCATATCATTTATAGCCAGAGGTGAAACCTACAAAAAAGTAAAAGAAGAAGGACTGACACTAATTTCAACAGAGCATCGTCATAACACAACACAACCTAATGAAGTGTATGAAAACATTAGTGATCTAGTGAATCCTGATCTTGTATTGATTTGTGTTAAAGAATATGATTTAGAAAGAGTTTGTGAGGAATTAAAAGAAGTCATTAATGAACATACGGTTCTATTACCGATGATGAATGGAGCAGACATTTATGATAGAATAAGAAAAATCATTCCTGATCATGTTATTTTACCTTCTTGTATTTATGTAGCTTCTCATATCAAGGAAAAAGGAGTGGTTGAGCATAAAGGAAGTGCGGGTAAAATAATATTGGGTAAAGACCCTCAACATCCTTCCGAAGATATCAGCTGGATAATTACAATGCTCGAAACAAGCCATATTGATTTTGAATTTAAAGATAATCCATTGACCGATATTTGGACAAAATTTACTTTCATAGCAAGTTTTGGACTGGTGACAGCTTTACACAACTCTTCTATTGGCAAAGTTTGTACGGATTCATTACAAAATAATGAGGCAAAAGAAATAATGAAAGAAATACAATCAATTGCTAAGAAGAAAGATATTCATCTGGACGAGAATATTGTTGAAAAAACTTTTGAAAAAGCGTCTACATTCCCTTATGAAACACCAACATCTTTACAATTGGATATCAATTCCGGGAAAGAAAACAGTGAGTTAGAATTATTTGCCGGAGCCATTATCAGATACGGAAGTGAATCAGACATTGAAGTACCTTACACTCGAAAAATATATGAAGCGATAAAAGCTAAGCTACAATAA
- the hisS gene encoding histidine--tRNA ligase: MKPSLAKGTRDFTAQEVSRRKYIINILQNNFELFGFQPLETPSFENLSTLTGKYGEEGDRLIFKILNSSINEAKEEKKAQMLNDFQRALDKPFSSESLTDKALRYDLTVPFARFVAMNHGQLTFPYKRYQIQPVWRADRPQKGRFREFYQCDADVVGSESLLQEVDLIQLYLKSFADLKVSVTIHVNNRKILSGLAEYAGITDKLIDFTVALDKLDKIGKEGVVKELLEREISQDSIDKLDFLFSQSDDALENLLQLKEKFIGNEIGLKGVEELEFVLTQSLSLGVDIQNLVFDITLARGLDYYTGAIFEVKADEAQMGSIGGGGRYDNLTEVFGVKNIPGIGISFGLDRIYLVMEELDLFPKEATSKVEYLFANFGGEETVEALKLIMQLRAKGISAELYPESSKINKQFTYAEKKGIKNLVFLGEEELKNRTVTFKNLEAGEQKTVSLEEFLG; this comes from the coding sequence ATGAAACCAAGCTTAGCAAAAGGGACAAGAGATTTTACCGCACAGGAAGTTTCAAGAAGAAAATATATCATTAATATCTTACAGAACAATTTTGAATTATTTGGATTCCAGCCTTTGGAAACACCAAGCTTTGAAAATCTGTCTACATTAACCGGGAAATATGGAGAAGAAGGAGATCGCCTGATATTTAAGATCCTTAACTCAAGTATTAATGAAGCAAAAGAAGAGAAGAAGGCACAAATGCTGAATGACTTCCAGCGAGCTTTAGACAAGCCTTTCAGTTCAGAAAGCTTGACAGATAAAGCGCTTCGTTATGATCTTACTGTACCTTTTGCGCGATTTGTAGCCATGAATCACGGACAACTTACATTTCCATACAAGCGTTACCAGATACAGCCGGTTTGGAGAGCAGATCGTCCTCAAAAAGGAAGATTCAGAGAGTTTTATCAGTGTGATGCCGATGTTGTAGGAAGTGAAAGCCTTTTACAGGAAGTAGATCTGATTCAGTTGTATTTAAAATCGTTTGCTGATTTAAAAGTTTCTGTTACTATTCATGTTAATAATAGAAAGATTCTTTCCGGCTTAGCTGAATATGCAGGGATTACAGACAAGCTAATTGATTTTACAGTAGCTCTTGATAAATTGGATAAAATAGGAAAAGAAGGAGTCGTAAAAGAATTGTTAGAGAGAGAAATTTCACAAGATTCTATAGATAAACTGGATTTCTTATTTTCTCAGTCTGATGATGCATTAGAAAATCTTCTCCAGCTTAAAGAAAAATTCATAGGGAATGAAATAGGACTTAAAGGAGTAGAAGAATTAGAATTTGTTCTTACCCAGTCTCTCAGCCTTGGGGTTGACATCCAAAACCTTGTTTTTGATATTACATTAGCGAGAGGGCTGGACTATTATACAGGGGCTATCTTCGAAGTAAAAGCTGATGAAGCTCAAATGGGATCTATCGGTGGTGGTGGAAGATATGATAATCTTACAGAAGTTTTTGGAGTTAAAAATATTCCCGGAATTGGTATTTCTTTTGGACTAGACAGAATTTATTTAGTAATGGAAGAGCTGGATCTTTTCCCTAAAGAAGCCACTTCAAAAGTAGAATATTTATTTGCTAATTTCGGAGGTGAAGAAACAGTGGAAGCTTTAAAATTGATTATGCAGTTAAGAGCAAAAGGTATTTCTGCTGAGCTCTACCCTGAAAGTTCAAAAATCAACAAACAGTTCACTTATGCTGAGAAGAAAGGAATTAAAAACCTAGTATTTTTAGGAGAAGAAGAACTTAAAAACAGAACCGTAACCTTTAAGAACCTTGAAGCGGGGGAACAAAAGACAGTTTCTCTGGAAGAGTTTTTAGGATAA
- a CDS encoding isoaspartyl peptidase/L-asparaginase, whose product MKIIVHGGFFSESDQSHEVKVAKQNSLKDIARKAFEYLQSHSAFDTVAYAVSLLEDDELYNAGIGSQIQSDGVIRMSAAIMDGETQKLSGVINIQDVKNPIFVAKELIKEDDRVLGGSGAKNYASEHGFENFSTEITQRRREYEAKLHNGGKGTVGCVAIDKIGKLAVATSTGGKGFEIPGRISDSATVAGNYANSFCAVSCTGVGEDIVSNATATKIVTRVTDGMNLENAFHKTFDELKTIDGFAGAIAIDKNGNMYHQDSYPTMVFASFDGENFEVFN is encoded by the coding sequence ATGAAAATAATAGTTCACGGCGGTTTCTTTTCAGAAAGTGATCAAAGCCACGAAGTAAAAGTTGCCAAACAAAATTCTTTAAAAGATATAGCCCGAAAGGCTTTTGAATACCTGCAGTCTCATTCTGCATTTGACACTGTCGCGTATGCCGTTTCTCTTTTGGAGGATGATGAACTATACAATGCGGGAATTGGTTCTCAAATTCAAAGTGATGGGGTTATACGAATGAGTGCAGCCATTATGGATGGAGAAACACAAAAATTAAGTGGTGTTATCAATATTCAGGATGTCAAAAACCCAATTTTTGTTGCTAAAGAATTAATTAAAGAAGATGACAGAGTTTTAGGAGGAAGCGGGGCCAAAAACTATGCTTCAGAACATGGCTTTGAAAATTTTTCTACTGAAATTACTCAGAGAAGAAGAGAGTATGAAGCCAAGCTGCATAATGGAGGAAAAGGTACGGTAGGCTGTGTTGCCATTGATAAGATTGGGAAATTGGCAGTTGCCACTTCTACTGGTGGAAAAGGCTTCGAAATTCCGGGAAGAATTTCTGATTCGGCTACAGTTGCCGGTAACTATGCCAACTCGTTTTGTGCTGTAAGCTGTACGGGAGTGGGAGAAGATATTGTAAGCAATGCTACTGCAACAAAAATAGTAACAAGAGTTACCGATGGAATGAATCTGGAAAATGCGTTCCATAAAACTTTTGATGAATTAAAAACAATCGATGGTTTCGCAGGGGCCATTGCTATTGATAAAAATGGGAATATGTATCATCAAGATTCTTATCCAACCATGGTTTTTGCAAGTTTTGATGGAGAAAATTTTGAGGTTTTCAATTAA